A window of the Henckelia pumila isolate YLH828 chromosome 3, ASM3356847v2, whole genome shotgun sequence genome harbors these coding sequences:
- the LOC140889969 gene encoding fructose-bisphosphate aldolase 6, cytosolic-like — MSCYRGKYADELITNAAYIGTPGKGILAADESTGTIGKRLSSINVENVEENRRTLRELLFTTPGAVECLSGVILFEETLYQKTAAGKPFVDVLKEGGVLPGIKVDKGTVELAGTNGETTTQGLDGLAQRCQQYYTAGARFAKWRAVLKIGPNEPSQLAINENANGLARYAIICQENGLVPIVEPEILVDGSHDIGKCADVTERVLAACYKALNDHHVLLEGTLLKPNMVTAGSDSPKVAPEVVAENTVRALQRTMPAAVPAVVFLSGGQSEEEATRNLNAMNKLKTKKPWSLSFSFGRALQQSTLKTWAGKDENIKKAQDAFLARCKANSQATLGTYQGGGNLAEGASESLHVKDYKY, encoded by the exons ATGTCTTGCTACAGAGGAAAATACGCTG ATGAGCTTATCACCAATGCTGCATATATCGGTACACCTGGTAAGGGTATTCTTGCTGCTGATGAGTCTACTGGCACAATTGGCAAACGTCTATCTAGCATTAACGTTGAGAATGTTGAGGAGAACAGGAGGACTCTCCGTGAGCTCCTTTTCACCACTCCCGGTGCCGTGGAGTGTCTCAGTGGAGTTATTCTCTTCGAGGAAACTCTATATCAGAAAACAGCTGCTG GTAAACCATTTGTTGATGTCTTGAAAGAAGGTGGCGTTCTCCCCGGTATCAAGGTTGACAAGGGTACCGTTGAGCTTGCTGGTACCAATGGTGAGACCACAACTCAAGGTCTTGATGGCCTTGCCCAACGCTGCCAACAATACTATACTGCCGGTGCTCGGTTTGCTAAATGGAGGGCTGTGCTCAAGATTGGGCCAAATGAACCATCACAGCTTGCGATTAATGAAAATGCCAATGGCCTAGCTCGTTACGCAATCATCTGCCAAGAGAATGGTTTGGTACCGATCGTTGAGCCTGAGATTCTTGTCGACGGTTCCCACGACATCGGCAAGTGTGCGGATGTGACGGAGCGTGTTCTAGCCGCTTGTTACAAGGCACTAAATGACCACCACGTACTCCTCGAGGGAACTCTGTTGAAGCCTAACATGGTAACAGCTGGCTCTGATTCCCCCAAGGTTGCCCCGGAGGTTGTTGCTGAGAACACTGTGCGTGCATTGCAACGAACAATGCCTGCTGCAGTCCCTGCTGTGGTGTTCTTATCAGgcgggcagagcgaggaagagGCGACGCGTAACCTTAATGCCATGAACAAGCTGAAGACCAAGAAGCCATGGAGCCTTTCTTTCTCTTTTGGGCGCGCCCTACAGCAGAGCACTCTGAAGACTTGGGCTGGAAAGGATGAGAACATAAAAAAAGCACAGGATGCCTTCTTAGCAAGGTgcaaggccaattctcaagcaACCCTCGGAACATACCAAGGTGGTGGTAATCTAGCTGAAGGCGCCTCGGAGAGTCTCCATGTTAAGGATTACAAGTACTAG